ttcctccccaaaattttaaaacattgctgTTTTTTCACAGAAGCAAAGCCTGTACAATCactttctgcctgctgctccctaATAGTTTTAGCTCTTTAACCAATTCCATCTCCAGTTTGACAGAAGGCCACAACTCACAGAGATAATTAAGTCCCTGGAAGCTTAATGaaaagagctgagcaggaggagaagggatcCCCAGTGCCCTGCGGCTCTGCAGCCTTTGAGCACAGCACTGTGGGGCAAGAGGTGCTCAGCGAGGAGCTGAGATAAACACTGGTGAGCAGGAACAGCTTCAGATGGGCTCTCAGCTCCTCTGACACCAAAGTCAAACAAACACCTTGGATCTGTAGCAAAAGAAGATTCATTAATTGCAGAGCTCTTGTAGCAGCTTGTTGAAATGTAGGctttattctgatttttctcaggTACGCAGTGCTCCAGCACTCCAGGGTTTCAGTTATCCTGGCCCATTGGTTTGGCAGTGCTTTACCTTAGCAAGAGTGCTTTGGATCCTGTTTTATGCCAACCAGCCAACATTCCACACCATCTGTACACACCTTTCTGCACCCTTCACAGGAAAGACCAGACATGTTTAGCTCTTTCTCTCCACTCCTTCTCAGCTCTTTCTCTCTGTCCTAATTTGCAAATTTGAAGTAGACTTCCACAAGATtgctaaagattttttttcatctccacACACACTGCAAGCTGTGTTCCTATCCTATAGTGTATTAGACACAGCAGTGATTCCTATAAGAGTAATTGAAGCTGTATGGGGGGAGTTATATTCTTATCCAATCATATAACACAAATCCCTGGGGTTTTATCAGTTTTTCAACAAGACTGACTGAAGCCAAGAGCAACTTGCTTCAATTTAAAACCCTCCCAGGGAGTCTGTGCCTCTACAGGATTCTACTGGGGCCCCCACTACTaagtgctgggcacagctgcctggTTCAGCTGGCTTCTGACCCCCTCTCTTCCCATGACCAGCAAATGGAAATTCCAGTTCTTTGCACACTCGTTTATAATTTCCCTCTATTCTTTCCAGcagttttccttcagttttcagCCTCCTGTGCATTTTTGACACAGTTTATCTGGTTGCACTTCTTAGCCATTAACCTCTTACACCTCCATCCAGTTCAAGCCCCATTTACCATCACCTGGTTGCATGACAGAGTTGTTTATACAGGGGTGGATCAACTATGCTGGGGTCCCCCTGCCTTGGCCATGCCTGTTGTGCACTGGGCAGACAGCCAGGCCTCAGCCTCCCCTTCATTCAGCCTACCAAATTCTGCAGTTTTGCACAgcctctcttctccagctgccacATTAACAGAGGGCAGTAAATGAGGTTTGGCCTATGTGCAGCATCTTATAAATGTCAAGTGCCTTGCATTAAAAATCCACCCCATTGTTCATTGCTCAGGGTTTGGGGAGATCACAGCAGGAGAATCATGTGGTGATTCATGCCAAGCCATGCAGGAAGTAGCAATAGTACTGATAGCACTTTTTTCACATTTACAAATGAAAGACCAAATGTGTTTTTTATTGATTTCCCTATTTAGTGGAAGATGCTCTTCAAAGTCACTGCAGCTTGGTGCTGAAAGCTTTGacagaaaaaagccaaatggagcaggcactgctggagatggagaggagacTTGCAGCCGTAAGtgaagaaattaatcttttatTCTGAATCCTCATTCTGAATTTCTCCTGCTTCTTCAAAATACTGACTGACTATTAAATTGCCTTCGAATTGTGGATTATAAAGCAGACTGCTCCTGTTATAATGAAAGTGGAAAGACATATTAAAAAGCTAATTCTAGGCCAGATACTGACAGAGGCTTACCCAAGTGCTGGCTAACAGTGCTGTAAGCTCGGATGAAGCCCTGGTCAGTAAGAGAAGAAGCCAACAGTGCCTTGTTGTGGCAGGCTGTGATGGAGCACTCACTGCTTCCTCACCTGACACAAACCTTTGCTGGAGACATGGTGCAGTGCACGCATGTGAGGGGAGAGCACCTCCTCCCTTCAGCACCTTGTCCCTTCAAGCCAGGTGTGTCacagggggaggaaaaaagacgTGAAAAGAAAACGAGTGGATGTGAGTGACACAAGAATGAACTGTCAGAGACCTCCTGATCAGGGCTGGTTTCTCCAaaggccctgctgcaggaattgcCTTTGGCAAGTATGTGTCACACCAACACGTGAGAAGGCAGTGCTCATAGGAGAAGGGGCACAGAGTGGGTTAGGGAGATGCTTCAGTCCCAAACCTCTCACCTTTGTGGGAGAGTTTGAGGATATCTATTACACAGGAAGATACAAATTGCTAATCTTTGGCTCAATACCAAACTGACACATGGTACCTAAAATTTCCATTCTATTGTgcctttttgtgtgttttttactgcttctgctctgctttctgcttcccTAGAAAGATGTTGAGATTTTGGAGATGAAATCCAGTATGCAGCTGTTGAAGGAGGGTCTGGAgtcactgccagcccagctgaatGACCAGTTCCTGAAAGCTTGTAAAGAACTTGGCTTCCTGAAGCCGTGTAATacctcagctgagcagcacacacTTTTGTCTAGTGCCAACCTGCCCCCTCACATGACAGATAAGTCTTTCCAGAcctcccctgggctgtggcagcactgTGTCCTGAGTGAGGAGCACCTGCACAAATCatgctgcccaggcaggggagTTTGCTGCTGTTCAGGCTGGTCTCATTTCCCCTGTGTGACAGTGGGACAGCAACACAGAGACTCCCCTGGAAGGAACCAGCTCACTGAAGATGGCACATCTAGGGGTGACCtaaacccagccccaggagaCAAAGCCAGCCCCATTGCTACAGCAGCCTGTGGCAGAACAAACACCTTTTTGCAGGAGGTGAAATGCAGTTTggagacacagagctgtgctgctcatccttgcatgtgctgggctggcagacACTTTTTGGGGAGTAGTCAGACGAAACACTGTCCTGTACCACTGGAAGGGCCTCTACCAACCCCCCTGAGGAAGGCGTTCAGGAGAAGCACTCGAGGGTTTAAACCCCTGACAccatcacagcagcagcagcctcaagTTTGCCACCATTCTACACAGAAAGCTACACCTGGGCAAAGACACAGCAACTGGTCTATAGACCGTGAGGTGGAGAAAGCAGCTGTagggaacaaaacaaaactgagtcCAGGAAGGATGTCCTGGAAAAAAGCAATAAGGAGAAAGACAATGTACTCCACTAAGGGGAAAGGCGAATGCTCTGGATGTGCTGACAGTGGGCTGAAGCAGAGGAAGACAAATGGGATTATTGACTTGGAAAGCTCCAGAAAAAATTCCCTTCAGAGCTATTTAGTTGATCTTAATTCAGAAAATTCTGACCTGGTTTTTGCAGCTCCCCATCAGCAGAtcctcagcagtgctcagaTGGGGCTTACAAAGAATTTCCCACCAGTGCCACACTCTGATAAAAGCCTGCAACAACCTgcaagcagaagaaagagaagtcttgaaatgaaaaaaacaatgaaagttTCCAGTGTAAAAAGGTATCTCTTGGATTCCTCTCCCGAGGAG
The window above is part of the Serinus canaria isolate serCan28SL12 chromosome 12, serCan2020, whole genome shotgun sequence genome. Proteins encoded here:
- the IHO1 gene encoding interactor of HORMAD1 protein 1 — translated: MRSSTASDYSSLSDSQLLFGSQFCPENAQSAAAPLELGTQPGQQNSQDSEPSIFTKYQTKPQLFDEETREKGSLNFGAGRVKSVLENFEVNKNKIKDKYDREVLSSFISSIKDKLQELPVCFEKFEEMLDSKLKSSLVCLETLFKTLEDALQSHCSLVLKALTEKSQMEQALLEMERRLAAKDVEILEMKSSMQLLKEGLESLPAQLNDQFLKACKELGFLKPCNTSAEQHTLLSSANLPPHMTDKSFQTSPGLWQHCVLSEEHLHKSCCPGRGVCCCSGWSHFPCVTVGQQHRDSPGRNQLTEDGTSRGDLNPAPGDKASPIATAACGRTNTFLQEVKCSLETQSCAAHPCMCWAGRHFLGSSQTKHCPVPLEGPLPTPLRKAFRRSTRGFKPLTPSQQQQPQVCHHSTQKATPGQRHSNWSIDREVEKAAVGNKTKLSPGRMSWKKAIRRKTMYSTKGKGECSGCADSGLKQRKTNGIIDLESSRKNSLQSYLVDLNSENSDLVFAAPHQQILSSAQMGLTKNFPPVPHSDKSLQQPASRRKRSLEMKKTMKVSSVKRYLLDSSPEEDVLSLCSATGVKQMNYFSLQSPSSSKKAHPVNPLAQQKTAHCSLLLDCDSSD